One window of the Archangium primigenium genome contains the following:
- a CDS encoding AgmX/PglI C-terminal domain-containing protein, whose product MSAAQDLHDPERAQQDSQWLFRQGDLVLGPLTGQQLVDKLYAGGLTGDTEVSSSGPGGFRKLKDVEPFRLHVAQAVVRLRVEAEAREARARRTRSRLITSVMGVVLLGVLGLGAWQLSRYVKVYLASQAALSELDIQVEAPVITPARRSLPEELFEYPGEPKRAPVRPAEPPPEKTDTPEKLADADKPEKDKLDKDKLDKDKPEKLAALDPKPGRAGKPGRPTGKVTTDADGLSTEVNYDLGAINRVVKSNQATLHHCFKEEAERSPGFSAKVPLEFTIGNDGRVAQLWIDNPRLKKGALFECLLGEMKKWPFKAYTGERATVSLAFTIGKKG is encoded by the coding sequence ATGTCGGCCGCACAAGATCTCCATGACCCCGAGCGGGCGCAGCAGGACTCCCAGTGGCTCTTCCGCCAGGGAGACCTCGTCCTCGGACCCCTGACCGGGCAACAGCTGGTGGACAAGCTGTACGCGGGAGGACTCACCGGGGACACCGAGGTGTCCTCCTCGGGCCCGGGCGGCTTTCGCAAACTCAAGGACGTGGAGCCCTTCCGGCTGCACGTGGCCCAGGCCGTGGTGCGGTTGCGCGTGGAGGCCGAGGCCCGCGAGGCCCGAGCGCGGCGCACCCGCTCGCGCCTCATCACCTCCGTCATGGGCGTCGTCCTGCTCGGGGTGCTGGGCCTCGGGGCCTGGCAGCTGTCGCGCTACGTGAAGGTGTACCTGGCCAGCCAGGCCGCGCTGAGCGAGCTGGACATCCAGGTGGAGGCCCCGGTCATCACCCCCGCGCGGCGCTCCCTTCCCGAGGAGCTCTTCGAGTACCCCGGCGAGCCCAAGCGCGCCCCGGTGCGCCCCGCCGAGCCCCCGCCCGAGAAGACGGATACGCCCGAGAAGCTCGCGGACGCGGACAAGCCCGAGAAGGACAAGCTGGACAAGGACAAACTGGACAAGGACAAGCCCGAGAAGCTCGCGGCGCTCGATCCCAAGCCGGGACGCGCGGGCAAGCCGGGCCGGCCCACGGGCAAGGTGACCACGGATGCGGACGGGCTCTCCACCGAGGTCAACTACGACCTGGGCGCCATCAACCGGGTGGTGAAGTCCAACCAGGCCACGCTCCACCACTGCTTCAAGGAGGAGGCCGAGCGCAGCCCGGGCTTCTCCGCCAAGGTGCCGCTGGAGTTCACCATCGGCAACGACGGCCGGGTGGCCCAACTGTGGATCGACAACCCGCGCCTCAAGAAGGGCGCGCTCTTCGAGTGCCTGCTCGGCGAGATGAAGAAGTGGCCCTTCAAGGCCTACACGGGCGAGCGCGCCACGGTGAGCCTGGCGTTCACCATCGGCAAGAAGGGGTAG
- a CDS encoding tRNA pseudouridine(38-40) synthase TruA — MKRTPVVLWIWYRGGSFKGFQRQPGEPTVQESLERALQAAGVDASLMPAGRTDRGVHARMQVGSLRLPPGYLPETLAERLVPLLPPDLGVCAVRRAPQGFHSQWSAAGKEYRYRLQLGGAVAEAWRPFVMDPGAEPRLEGRVPSPERLAALLEAAVGRRDFHAFHENSSPRKPRTLESATLHALGDGLFEARLRGDGFGRYQVRYLVGSALLAAAGGLPEADYRAALDTGTPIPGLKAPAHGLLLWEVHYPPDKEPFPAELRRQAPGLPEGPPFR; from the coding sequence GTGAAAAGAACGCCCGTCGTCTTATGGATCTGGTACCGGGGAGGCTCCTTCAAGGGATTCCAGCGACAGCCGGGTGAGCCCACCGTCCAGGAGAGCCTGGAACGGGCCCTGCAAGCCGCCGGGGTGGACGCCTCGCTCATGCCCGCCGGACGGACGGACCGCGGCGTGCATGCCCGGATGCAGGTGGGCAGCCTCCGGCTCCCTCCCGGGTATCTCCCGGAAACACTCGCCGAGCGGCTCGTCCCTCTCCTGCCCCCCGACCTGGGGGTGTGCGCGGTCCGCCGGGCCCCCCAGGGATTCCACTCCCAGTGGAGCGCGGCGGGCAAGGAGTACCGCTACCGACTCCAGCTCGGGGGCGCCGTGGCCGAGGCGTGGCGGCCCTTCGTGATGGACCCGGGCGCCGAGCCCCGCCTGGAGGGGCGGGTGCCCTCACCGGAGCGGCTCGCGGCCCTGCTCGAGGCCGCCGTGGGGCGCCGGGATTTCCATGCCTTCCACGAGAACTCCAGCCCCCGCAAGCCGCGGACCCTGGAGTCGGCCACCCTGCACGCGCTGGGAGACGGTCTCTTCGAGGCGCGGCTGCGGGGCGACGGGTTCGGCCGCTACCAGGTGCGCTACCTCGTGGGCTCCGCCCTGCTCGCGGCCGCGGGAGGCCTGCCCGAGGCGGACTACCGCGCCGCGCTCGACACGGGTACGCCCATTCCCGGCCTCAAGGCCCCCGCCCACGGGCTGTTGCTGTGGGAGGTGCACTACCCGCCCGACAAGGAGCCCTTCCCCGCCGAGCTCCGGCGCCAGGCCCCGGGTCTGCCGGAGGGGCCCCCCTTCCGCTAG
- a CDS encoding ribbon-helix-helix domain-containing protein, producing MDMNTRLTSVVFRLNREKLDALKELSRSTRIRQSEYLREAISDLLTKYEDRLVD from the coding sequence ATGGACATGAATACGCGCCTCACCTCGGTGGTGTTCCGTCTCAACCGCGAGAAGCTGGATGCCCTCAAGGAGCTGTCGCGCTCCACGCGCATCCGCCAGAGCGAGTACCTGCGCGAGGCCATCTCCGACCTGCTCACCAAGTACGAGGATCGGCTGGTCGACTAG
- a CDS encoding ribbon-helix-helix domain-containing protein codes for MDMNPRLTSVVFRLNREKLDALKELSRSTRIRQSEYLREAITDLLTKYEDRSVE; via the coding sequence ATGGACATGAATCCTCGCCTCACCTCGGTGGTGTTCCGTCTCAACCGCGAGAAGCTGGACGCCCTCAAGGAGTTGTCGCGCTCCACGCGCATCCGCCAGAGCGAGTACCTGCGCGAGGCCATCACCGATCTGCTCACCAAGTACGAGGATCGCTCGGTCGAGTAG
- the larE gene encoding ATP-dependent sacrificial sulfur transferase LarE translates to MLTPERIQALCDSSRPKLDAMRAQLRAHGSALVAFSGGVDSTFVLKIAVEELGERALALTALSASVAPEEEKEARELAQRLGARHVVVSSDELANPQYAANPTNRCYFCKTELYDLCEAQRRERGIEVVLDGFNADDFKDHRPGHKAAQEHAVRSPLALAGLTKEEIRAWSHALGLPTWDKPQMACLASRIPYGTSVTRERLFQIAGAESELRKLGFRQFRVRYHQEVARIELAAEEYERFLSAEVRRQVDGAFKALGFKFVALDLEPFRSGRMNDAAGISRPSPDVHPLPVVS, encoded by the coding sequence ATGCTGACCCCCGAGCGCATCCAGGCCCTGTGTGATTCCTCCCGCCCCAAGCTGGACGCGATGCGCGCCCAATTGAGGGCCCATGGCTCGGCGCTGGTGGCCTTCTCCGGCGGGGTGGACTCCACCTTCGTGCTGAAGATCGCCGTGGAGGAGCTGGGCGAGCGCGCCCTGGCGCTCACCGCCCTGTCCGCCTCGGTCGCCCCCGAGGAGGAGAAAGAGGCGCGCGAGCTCGCCCAGCGCCTGGGCGCCCGGCACGTGGTCGTCTCGAGCGACGAGCTGGCCAACCCCCAGTACGCCGCCAACCCCACCAACCGCTGCTACTTCTGCAAGACGGAGCTGTACGACCTGTGCGAGGCCCAGCGCCGCGAGCGGGGGATCGAGGTGGTGCTCGACGGCTTCAACGCGGACGACTTCAAGGATCACCGCCCCGGCCACAAGGCCGCCCAGGAGCACGCGGTGCGCTCGCCGCTGGCGCTCGCGGGGCTGACCAAGGAGGAGATCCGCGCCTGGAGCCACGCCCTGGGCCTGCCCACCTGGGACAAGCCCCAGATGGCGTGCCTGGCGTCGCGCATCCCCTATGGCACCTCGGTGACGCGCGAGCGGCTCTTCCAGATCGCCGGCGCCGAGTCCGAGCTGCGCAAGCTCGGCTTCCGGCAGTTCCGCGTGCGCTACCACCAGGAGGTGGCGCGCATCGAGCTGGCCGCCGAGGAGTACGAGCGCTTCCTGTCCGCCGAGGTGCGCCGCCAGGTGGACGGCGCCTTCAAGGCCCTGGGCTTCAAGTTCGTCGCGTTGGATCTCGAGCCCTTCCGCTCGGGCCGGATGAACGACGCGGCCGGCATCTCCCGGCCCTCGCCCGACGTGCACCCGCTGCCCGTCGTGAGCTGA
- the cysC gene encoding adenylyl-sulfate kinase: MVQTLGFTVWLTGMSGTGKSTMAAYIAARLRQVDRNVEILDENELGNELWQGLGDSKDERITVVRRLGFVAGLLTRNNVAVLVPCVSPYKAGREDNRRQVGRYIEVYVDCPTEKLIERDSTGRYKKALGGEIPNFIGITEPYEPPASAEVVIHSEQESVEEGAAKIFQSLLDLGYVTTDELMIITGKKMKPQPPTKTEVTPRPATAKTPKAAAKVAPPAKVAAKPAKEGKGAKARPAARAARVAKPPKAAAKKAPAKRKAR; encoded by the coding sequence ATGGTGCAGACGCTTGGATTCACCGTGTGGCTGACCGGCATGTCCGGTACTGGCAAGAGTACGATGGCCGCCTACATCGCGGCCCGGCTCCGTCAGGTCGACCGCAACGTCGAGATCCTGGATGAGAACGAGCTCGGCAACGAGCTGTGGCAGGGGCTGGGCGACAGCAAGGACGAGCGCATAACGGTCGTGCGCCGCCTGGGCTTCGTGGCCGGGCTGCTGACCCGCAACAACGTCGCGGTGCTGGTGCCCTGCGTGAGCCCCTACAAGGCGGGCCGCGAGGACAACCGCCGACAGGTGGGCCGTTACATCGAGGTCTACGTGGACTGTCCGACCGAGAAGCTCATCGAGCGCGACAGCACGGGCCGCTACAAGAAGGCCCTGGGCGGGGAGATCCCCAACTTCATCGGCATCACCGAGCCGTATGAGCCGCCCGCGTCCGCCGAGGTGGTCATCCACTCGGAGCAGGAGAGCGTGGAGGAGGGGGCCGCGAAGATCTTCCAGTCGCTGCTGGACCTCGGCTACGTGACGACCGACGAGCTGATGATCATCACGGGCAAGAAGATGAAGCCCCAGCCGCCCACCAAGACCGAGGTGACGCCGCGTCCGGCCACGGCCAAGACGCCCAAGGCGGCGGCCAAGGTGGCCCCTCCCGCCAAGGTGGCGGCCAAGCCGGCCAAGGAGGGCAAGGGCGCCAAGGCGCGTCCGGCGGCCCGGGCGGCGCGCGTCGCCAAGCCCCCCAAGGCGGCGGCCAAGAAGGCTCCGGCCAAGCGCAAGGCCCGCTGA
- a CDS encoding Mov34/MPN/PAD-1 family protein: MADAGEGLAHPGPEILDAVVRHLESAWPLEGCGVVLRQGARGPWRCRPLRNALAARDAYAFDPAEWLGVLREADARGEHLMWVFHSHVSGDGDAGFSREDRRQAAPGGEPLLPGVSYLVMALRHGRVTARRLFRWEGKDFQPVEIP; this comes from the coding sequence GTGGCCGATGCGGGTGAGGGCCTTGCCCACCCCGGCCCCGAGATCCTGGACGCGGTCGTCCGGCACCTCGAGTCGGCCTGGCCCCTGGAGGGCTGCGGGGTGGTGCTGCGCCAGGGGGCTCGGGGCCCGTGGCGCTGCCGCCCCCTGCGCAACGCCCTGGCCGCGCGCGACGCCTACGCCTTCGACCCCGCGGAATGGTTGGGCGTGCTCCGCGAGGCCGACGCCCGGGGCGAGCACCTGATGTGGGTGTTCCACTCCCACGTCTCGGGGGACGGGGACGCGGGGTTCTCCCGGGAGGATCGTCGCCAGGCGGCTCCCGGTGGCGAGCCCCTGCTGCCGGGGGTGTCCTACCTCGTGATGGCCCTGCGTCACGGCCGGGTCACCGCCCGGCGTCTCTTCCGTTGGGAGGGCAAGGATTTCCAACCGGTGGAAATCCCTTGA
- a CDS encoding ThiF family adenylyltransferase, whose translation MALGEADILRYSRQILLREVGGRGQERLLAGGVRLGASGEAGLTAAAYVVAGGTPVVPDARPLREGAEGFLVPAGHTGESAADVLAAHLPGVPPGALAPGGGGRLAEVPAQWDGEGPWVALGGDGARGVVVFRGPEGCAACFAATVAGLGPPPGGLPGVGLGALGALILQRLLLGLGPALGARGWQAPGILTEGTVHACGRCG comes from the coding sequence ATGGCGCTCGGGGAGGCGGACATCCTGCGCTACTCGCGGCAGATCCTCCTGAGGGAGGTGGGCGGTCGCGGTCAGGAGCGGCTGCTCGCGGGCGGGGTGCGCCTGGGGGCCTCGGGCGAGGCGGGGCTGACGGCCGCGGCCTATGTGGTGGCGGGCGGCACGCCGGTGGTGCCGGACGCGCGGCCCCTGCGCGAGGGGGCCGAGGGCTTCCTCGTCCCCGCGGGACACACGGGCGAGTCCGCGGCGGACGTGCTCGCGGCGCACCTGCCAGGGGTCCCCCCAGGCGCGCTCGCGCCGGGCGGCGGGGGTCGTCTGGCGGAAGTGCCCGCGCAGTGGGACGGCGAGGGCCCCTGGGTGGCGCTGGGCGGGGACGGGGCCCGGGGCGTGGTCGTCTTCCGAGGTCCGGAAGGGTGCGCGGCGTGCTTCGCGGCCACCGTGGCGGGGCTGGGGCCGCCGCCGGGAGGCCTTCCCGGGGTGGGCTTGGGCGCCCTGGGGGCCTTGATCCTCCAGCGGTTGTTGCTCGGGCTCGGGCCCGCGCTGGGCGCGCGCGGCTGGCAGGCCCCCGGGATCCTGACGGAAGGGACGGTCCACGCCTGTGGCCGATGCGGGTGA
- a CDS encoding MoaD/ThiS family protein: MATVRIPTAWRSLAAHQGEVRVAGATVGEVLDNLGRAHPGLGARVLDERGEVRRYVNVFLGDEDIRALQERDTPVTDGDRLLLVPAMAGG, encoded by the coding sequence ATGGCCACGGTTCGTATTCCCACGGCGTGGCGGAGCCTCGCGGCCCACCAGGGCGAGGTCCGGGTCGCCGGCGCCACGGTGGGCGAGGTGCTGGACAACCTGGGCCGCGCCCACCCGGGGCTGGGCGCGCGGGTGCTCGACGAGAGGGGCGAGGTGCGCCGGTACGTGAACGTGTTCCTCGGGGACGAGGACATCCGCGCCTTGCAGGAGCGGGACACGCCCGTGACCGACGGGGACCGGCTCCTGCTCGTGCCGGCCATGGCGGGAGGCTAG
- a CDS encoding sulfurtransferase TusA family protein, which translates to MHEVTRTVDITHEVCPMTYVRTKLALEALGPGAVLEVWLKGTEPLRNVPRSAREDGHEVLALEPRGDGSHRLLLRKREGV; encoded by the coding sequence ATGCACGAGGTGACGCGGACCGTGGACATCACCCACGAGGTCTGCCCGATGACGTACGTGCGCACGAAGCTGGCGCTGGAGGCGCTGGGCCCGGGCGCGGTGCTGGAGGTGTGGCTCAAGGGCACCGAGCCCCTGCGCAACGTGCCGCGCAGCGCGCGCGAGGACGGCCACGAGGTGCTCGCCCTGGAGCCCCGGGGCGATGGCAGCCACCGGTTGCTCCTGCGCAAGCGGGAAGGGGTCTGA
- a CDS encoding HesA/MoeB/ThiF family protein — protein sequence MRVRNGVSVLVVGAGGLGCPASLALARAGVGRLTLVDPDRVDVTNLHRQLWHRDTDVGRSKVESAADGLRRAFPSLAVERVWGRVDAANAEALFRAHDAVVDATDGTATKLFLSDVAVATRVPLVYGGVLRLQGQAMRVVPGGPCLRCLYEEAPDADSVPTCAQAGVLGPMAGLVGALQAALVLECLAVGLESGLDGPSGAPGEAVLHVLDGATLRGRQVRVRRVPDCAGCAHPRAPVFAEESERCTR from the coding sequence GTGCGCGTGCGAAACGGGGTGTCGGTGCTGGTGGTGGGGGCGGGAGGCCTGGGCTGTCCGGCCTCGTTGGCGCTCGCGCGCGCCGGGGTGGGGCGGCTGACGCTCGTGGACCCGGATCGGGTGGACGTGACGAACCTCCACCGGCAGCTGTGGCACCGCGACACGGACGTGGGCCGGTCCAAGGTGGAGTCGGCGGCCGACGGCCTGCGGCGCGCCTTTCCCTCCCTGGCGGTGGAGCGCGTGTGGGGCCGGGTGGACGCGGCCAACGCCGAGGCCCTGTTCCGGGCGCATGACGCGGTGGTGGACGCCACCGATGGCACGGCCACCAAGCTCTTCCTGTCGGACGTGGCGGTGGCCACGCGGGTGCCGCTCGTCTATGGCGGGGTGCTGCGCCTGCAGGGCCAGGCGATGCGGGTGGTGCCCGGCGGCCCGTGCCTGCGCTGCCTCTATGAGGAGGCCCCCGACGCGGACTCCGTGCCCACCTGCGCGCAGGCGGGGGTGCTCGGGCCCATGGCGGGCCTGGTGGGCGCGCTCCAGGCCGCGCTGGTCCTGGAGTGCCTGGCGGTGGGCCTGGAGTCCGGCCTGGACGGGCCGTCTGGAGCGCCGGGCGAGGCCGTGCTGCACGTCCTGGACGGCGCCACCCTGCGTGGCCGTCAGGTGCGCGTGCGCCGGGTACCGGATTGCGCGGGGTGCGCCCACCCGCGCGCCCCTGTCTTTGCCGAGGAGTCCGAGCGATGCACGAGGTGA
- a CDS encoding sensor histidine kinase, which produces MDPALTLDAQSPESHRRARVREVLERRKLTDNVSAAQAAQSWEQERFVTRARSLFYARLMFLTLGLLLLAVPSWSSYFGLQGVISFVGYFAMLLYSVANFLVIDHPKVGRWVTYITLCLDVVIMVVVLAKPQVGGGLQSPLLATQLLFTTLFAILYPKPLAVLPAVMSLLVIIRLDLLLERSFTAVEFLTLFWYLGLNLIIISVLSYLNERETLAHREVVELQGDLKEMAVVEERNRLAREIHDGLGASLSSMIIQSEYILGLAKDGALHSEIQELRATAEESIEELRRSLQMMREDFELAQGLEDYVKTYGARTQLPIRFERTGLPRKLAPDAQLALFRILQECLSNALKHASPTQVHVHLDYDATRVELLVRDDGKGFDPQRTPRGHYGLLNMRERSMKLGATLLVDSSPGNGTRVSFSLPALSP; this is translated from the coding sequence ATGGATCCCGCCCTGACCCTGGACGCCCAAAGCCCCGAGTCCCACCGGCGTGCCCGCGTGCGTGAAGTGCTCGAGCGCCGCAAGCTCACGGACAACGTCTCGGCCGCCCAGGCCGCCCAGTCCTGGGAACAGGAGCGCTTCGTCACCCGGGCGCGCAGCCTCTTCTACGCGCGGCTGATGTTCCTCACCCTGGGCCTGCTCCTGCTCGCGGTGCCCAGTTGGTCCTCCTACTTCGGCCTGCAGGGGGTCATCTCCTTCGTGGGCTACTTCGCGATGCTGCTCTACAGCGTCGCCAACTTCCTCGTCATCGATCACCCCAAGGTGGGCCGGTGGGTGACGTACATCACGCTCTGCCTGGACGTGGTGATCATGGTGGTGGTGCTCGCCAAGCCCCAGGTGGGCGGCGGCCTGCAGAGCCCGCTCCTGGCCACGCAGCTGCTCTTCACCACCCTCTTCGCCATCCTCTACCCCAAGCCGCTCGCGGTGCTGCCCGCGGTGATGTCCCTGCTGGTCATCATCCGCCTGGACCTGCTGCTCGAGCGCAGCTTCACCGCCGTCGAGTTCCTCACCCTCTTCTGGTACCTGGGCCTCAACCTCATCATCATCTCGGTGCTCTCCTACCTCAACGAGCGCGAGACGCTCGCCCACCGCGAGGTGGTGGAGCTGCAGGGCGACCTCAAGGAGATGGCCGTGGTGGAGGAGCGCAACCGGCTCGCCCGGGAGATCCACGACGGCCTGGGCGCCTCGCTCTCCTCGATGATCATCCAGTCCGAGTACATCCTCGGCCTGGCCAAGGACGGGGCGCTCCACTCGGAGATCCAGGAGCTCCGGGCCACGGCCGAGGAGTCCATCGAGGAGCTGCGCCGCAGCCTGCAGATGATGCGCGAGGACTTCGAGCTGGCGCAGGGGCTCGAGGACTACGTGAAGACGTACGGCGCGCGCACCCAGTTGCCCATCCGCTTCGAGCGCACGGGGCTGCCGCGCAAGCTCGCGCCGGACGCCCAGCTCGCCCTCTTCCGCATCCTCCAGGAGTGCCTGTCCAACGCCCTCAAGCACGCCTCTCCCACCCAGGTGCACGTGCACCTGGACTACGACGCCACCCGGGTGGAGCTGCTCGTGCGCGATGACGGCAAGGGGTTCGACCCCCAGCGCACGCCGCGCGGCCACTACGGCCTGCTCAACATGCGCGAGCGCTCCATGAAGCTCGGGGCCACGCTCCTCGTGGACTCCTCTCCCGGCAACGGCACCCGCGTCTCCTTCTCCCTCCCGGCCCTCTCTCCATGA
- a CDS encoding response regulator transcription factor, giving the protein MTDVIDSPASAAPIRVLVVEDQTRILKNQLRLLEGRQDIEIVGTALSGEAALDEVPRTQPHVLLLDLGLPRMSGIDVTRKVKAQWPEVEILIFTIFDEEDKVLEAVMAGASGYLLKGTPVDKIIEAIKDVRAGGSVIQPNLASRLLRHFMGPNTTRPGPKPVDEGTGAAEVAAPGPTPALDDAHEPLLKPLSDRETEILQLIAKGVSNSEAARVLNLSKATIRTHLEHIYRKLEVTNRVEAVTEGIRKGLISV; this is encoded by the coding sequence ATGACCGACGTGATCGACTCCCCCGCCTCCGCCGCTCCCATTCGCGTCCTCGTGGTCGAGGATCAGACGCGCATCCTCAAGAACCAGCTGCGCCTGCTCGAGGGTCGGCAGGACATCGAGATCGTCGGCACCGCCCTGTCCGGCGAGGCGGCGCTCGACGAGGTGCCCCGCACCCAGCCCCACGTGCTGCTGTTGGATCTGGGGCTGCCGCGCATGAGCGGCATCGACGTCACGCGCAAGGTCAAGGCGCAGTGGCCCGAGGTGGAGATCCTCATCTTCACCATCTTCGACGAGGAGGACAAAGTGCTCGAGGCGGTGATGGCCGGCGCCTCGGGCTACCTGCTCAAGGGCACGCCCGTGGACAAGATCATCGAGGCCATCAAGGACGTGCGCGCGGGCGGCTCGGTCATCCAGCCGAACCTGGCGAGCCGCCTGCTGCGCCACTTCATGGGCCCCAACACGACCCGGCCCGGCCCCAAGCCCGTCGACGAGGGCACGGGCGCCGCCGAGGTGGCCGCGCCCGGGCCCACCCCGGCCCTGGACGATGCCCACGAGCCGCTGCTCAAGCCCCTGTCGGACCGCGAGACGGAGATCCTCCAGCTCATCGCCAAGGGCGTGTCCAACAGCGAGGCGGCGCGCGTGCTCAACCTGAGCAAGGCCACCATCCGCACGCACCTGGAGCACATCTACCGCAAGCTCGAGGTCACCAACCGCGTGGAGGCCGTGACCGAGGGCATCCGCAAGGGCCTCATCTCGGTGTGA
- a CDS encoding AAA family ATPase: MSSPETAWQPPLQMTGTPGPFLKRVQLRNYRSIAACHLELGPLTFLVGPNGSGKSNFLDALRLVTDALRTSLDHALRDRGGVNEVRQRSSGHPKNFAVRLDFQLPQGDFGHFAFEVGARPHGDYVVLREECAVGAANYLVREGTVIHKPAPLAPPGSADRLYLVNAAGLAEFRPVFDALSNMGFYNLNPDKIRAFQSPDKGELLARDGLNLASVLERLEKSDAGSTKRRIEDYLSRIVPGLEGVESKRVGHLETLEFRQHVEGAKEPWRFPAINMSDGTLRALGVLVALLQARTEKDVRVVGIEEPEVALHPAAAGILRDALRDGARHAQIIVTSHSPELLDDPGISAREIVSVSAEQGKTLIARLDEATRTTLKDRLYTAGELLKTNQLTPELEEVPSPEQLRLFDLEGA; encoded by the coding sequence ATGTCCTCCCCCGAGACCGCCTGGCAGCCGCCGCTTCAAATGACCGGGACCCCAGGCCCGTTCCTGAAGCGGGTCCAGTTGCGCAACTACCGCAGCATCGCGGCCTGTCACCTGGAGCTCGGCCCCCTCACGTTCCTGGTGGGCCCCAATGGCTCGGGCAAGAGCAACTTCCTCGACGCCTTGAGGCTCGTCACGGACGCCTTGAGGACCTCCCTCGATCACGCCCTGCGCGATCGCGGAGGCGTCAATGAGGTCCGGCAGCGCTCCAGCGGCCATCCCAAGAACTTCGCCGTCCGGCTCGATTTCCAGCTCCCCCAGGGAGACTTCGGGCACTTCGCGTTCGAGGTCGGTGCCCGCCCACATGGGGATTACGTCGTCCTGCGGGAAGAGTGCGCTGTTGGCGCGGCGAACTACCTCGTGCGCGAAGGCACGGTCATCCACAAGCCCGCGCCCCTCGCGCCTCCTGGCTCGGCCGACCGGCTCTACCTCGTGAACGCCGCCGGCCTCGCGGAGTTCCGCCCCGTCTTCGACGCGCTCTCGAACATGGGGTTCTACAACCTGAACCCGGACAAGATCCGCGCCTTCCAGTCTCCCGATAAAGGGGAGCTGTTGGCGCGCGACGGTCTCAACCTGGCCAGTGTGCTGGAGCGTCTGGAGAAGTCGGATGCGGGCAGCACCAAGCGCCGCATCGAGGACTACCTCAGCCGGATCGTGCCTGGCTTGGAGGGCGTCGAGTCCAAGCGGGTCGGACATCTGGAAACGCTGGAGTTCCGGCAGCACGTCGAGGGGGCCAAGGAGCCCTGGCGCTTTCCCGCCATCAACATGTCGGACGGAACCCTGCGTGCCCTGGGCGTCCTCGTGGCCTTGCTCCAGGCCCGGACCGAGAAGGACGTCCGCGTCGTGGGAATCGAGGAGCCCGAGGTGGCCTTGCATCCCGCCGCCGCCGGCATCCTGCGCGACGCGCTCCGCGATGGCGCGCGGCACGCACAGATCATCGTCACCAGCCACAGTCCCGAGCTTCTCGATGATCCGGGAATCTCCGCACGGGAGATCGTTTCGGTCTCCGCGGAGCAGGGCAAGACGCTCATCGCCCGGCTCGACGAGGCCACCCGAACCACGCTCAAGGACCGGCTCTACACGGCCGGCGAATTGCTGAAGACCAACCAGCTGACTCCGGAGCTCGAGGAGGTTCCCTCGCCCGAACAACTCCGGCTCTTCGATCTGGAAGGCGCATGA
- a CDS encoding DUF4276 family protein: MKVGLIVEGHADVYALPLLLRRLLQFLDPQLQVSVLNPHRVPRGQLVKQEELRRAVEHMAGKVGSEGRILIVLDADDDLPCQLGPRLLTMARTHRPDRDISVVVATREYETWFLSAAESLRGHRGLPLDLEAPSHPEGIKGAKEWLGQRMADGYTETIDQPALTMLFDLVAARRSDSFDKLVREVGRLFGLPVPPR, from the coding sequence ATGAAGGTCGGTCTCATCGTCGAAGGCCATGCGGACGTCTACGCACTCCCTCTTCTCCTGCGACGACTGCTCCAATTCCTCGACCCTCAGCTTCAAGTCTCCGTCTTGAATCCACATCGCGTTCCTCGTGGACAGCTGGTCAAGCAAGAGGAACTGCGGCGCGCGGTCGAGCACATGGCCGGAAAGGTGGGCTCCGAAGGCCGGATCCTCATCGTGCTCGATGCCGATGATGATCTGCCCTGCCAGTTGGGTCCTCGATTGCTCACGATGGCCAGGACCCATCGACCGGACCGTGACATCTCGGTGGTTGTCGCCACGCGAGAGTACGAGACGTGGTTCCTGTCCGCGGCGGAATCGCTTCGTGGCCACCGGGGACTGCCCCTGGATCTGGAGGCGCCCAGCCATCCCGAGGGAATCAAAGGCGCCAAGGAGTGGCTGGGCCAGCGCATGGCCGACGGCTACACCGAGACCATCGACCAGCCGGCGTTGACCATGCTGTTCGACCTGGTCGCGGCGCGCCGCTCGGACTCTTTCGACAAGCTCGTGCGTGAGGTGGGACGGCTCTTCGGGCTTCCCGTCCCTCCCCGCTGA